One window of the Candidatus Chryseobacterium colombiense genome contains the following:
- a CDS encoding hotdog domain-containing protein, translating into MNYHTRKWVKPEDLNPNQSLFGGRLLQWIDEEAALYAVIQLENKKVVTKFISEINFVSSAKQGDIIEIGIEVSNFGSTSLTLRCDVRNKMTHQTIITVDRIVMVNLDQDGNPAPHGKTKVEFVKDRLLNNQDQQ; encoded by the coding sequence ATGAACTATCATACGAGAAAATGGGTAAAACCCGAAGATTTGAACCCTAATCAGTCACTTTTTGGAGGACGATTATTACAGTGGATTGATGAAGAAGCAGCATTGTATGCCGTGATTCAGCTGGAAAATAAAAAAGTAGTTACAAAATTCATATCAGAAATCAACTTTGTAAGCTCTGCAAAACAAGGTGATATTATTGAAATTGGGATTGAAGTTTCAAATTTTGGATCAACTTCGCTTACCTTAAGATGTGATGTACGAAATAAAATGACCCATCAAACCATCATTACTGTCGACAGAATTGTAATGGTAAACTTAGATCAGGACGGAAACCCTGCACCACATGGAAAAACAAAAGTTGAATTTGTAAAAGACAGATTGCTAAACAATCAGGATCAGCAATGA
- a CDS encoding AraC family transcriptional regulator produces the protein MKIFIKNMVCGRCISAVQSIFNENRVKIKSINLGEVETESDVSEEDLQSIEKHLSETGFERIKDSAHQLIEKIKALIITKISELDIDENFLLSEFLTSKIHKDYSSLSKTFSQNENVTLEQFFILQKIEKVKELLLYNEFTLTEIAGKLGYKSVQHLSSQFRNSSGFTPTEFKKLKIHNRKPLDLV, from the coding sequence ATGAAAATTTTCATAAAAAATATGGTTTGTGGAAGGTGTATTTCTGCCGTTCAGTCTATTTTTAATGAAAATCGAGTAAAAATCAAATCTATCAATCTTGGTGAAGTGGAAACAGAATCCGATGTTTCCGAAGAAGATCTTCAGTCCATTGAAAAACATCTTTCGGAAACAGGTTTCGAAAGGATAAAAGATTCTGCTCATCAGCTTATTGAAAAAATTAAGGCTCTGATCATTACAAAAATCAGCGAGCTTGATATTGATGAAAACTTCCTTCTTTCAGAGTTTTTAACATCAAAAATTCATAAGGATTACAGTTCTCTTTCAAAGACTTTTTCTCAAAATGAGAATGTCACATTAGAGCAGTTTTTTATTCTTCAAAAGATTGAAAAGGTGAAAGAATTACTTTTATATAATGAATTTACACTGACAGAAATTGCAGGAAAACTTGGTTATAAAAGTGTTCAGCATTTGTCATCCCAATTCAGAAACAGTTCAGGTTTCACTCCTACTGAATTTAAAAAACTGAAGATCCACAATCGAAAACCTCTGGATCTTGTCTGA